One genomic window of Methanosphaera sp. ISO3-F5 includes the following:
- a CDS encoding DUF2283 domain-containing protein, with protein MDRYDYDVDVDAFVLRKSDFDYAYSIDVTSEIILDVDSNKNLIGIEFLDVSKILNVEPELLVHPKKIFAEVVSTDEGIILAMTFEFDNITRKFDTPISNLISSTNALIVNA; from the coding sequence ATGGATAGATATGATTATGATGTAGATGTTGATGCATTTGTACTTAGAAAATCTGACTTTGATTATGCATATTCTATTGATGTAACAAGTGAAATAATACTTGATGTAGATTCAAATAAAAATCTTATAGGTATTGAATTTTTAGATGTATCTAAGATATTAAATGTTGAACCAGAATTACTAGTACATCCTAAGAAAATATTTGCTGAAGTAGTATCTACAGATGAAGGAATCATTCTTGCTATGACTTTTGAATTCGATAATATTACACGCAAATTTGACACTCCAATCAGCAATCTCATATCTAGTACTAATGCTTTAATTGTTAATGCTTAA
- a CDS encoding transposase, protein MLADRGYYSYENYEIGLKKYHIQPLILTKSNFNIEKLNNALTCPLEYFRQNKKDKENKSKFIKLTNSFCKNIIKRKRIKYVRSHIEDFFKFLKEGLNLKHFHKYTTESVKKQHY, encoded by the coding sequence ATACTAGCTGATAGAGGATATTATAGTTATGAAAACTATGAAATAGGCTTAAAAAAATACCACATACAACCATTAATCCTCACTAAATCCAATTTCAACATAGAAAAACTAAACAACGCATTAACCTGTCCATTAGAATATTTCAGACAAAACAAAAAAGATAAAGAAAATAAAAGTAAATTCATAAAATTAACAAACTCATTTTGTAAAAACATAATCAAAAGAAAAAGAATTAAATATGTAAGAAGCCATATCGAAGACTTTTTTAAATTCCTTAAAGAAGGACTAAATTTAAAACATTTCCACAAATATACAACAGAATCCGTTAAAAAACAACATTACTAA